One Oscillospiraceae bacterium genomic region harbors:
- a CDS encoding sugar phosphate isomerase/epimerase: MMPRIIGVNSNCYHGYSIDEALEGIAAAGFHYVELTATKGWTEHVFPDQSFASLCHVQDKLKELDLVPFAMSGHTNLMDVDRLPDFIMNMRLAHFFGCKYIVSSIGEAHLKDKAKTGNEVLVQNIKGLIPHLKENGLMLVLELHGEHATGTIMNEIVTAVNSNLVKINYDTANCVFYGNVDAADDIDTCMDNVAYLHIKDKAGARDAWDFPALGKGYVDFKTLFNKLDKANNDAPFSLEIEFTAKGPKDLDEINTAVKESAVYLKNLGYKI, from the coding sequence ATGATGCCCAGAATTATTGGTGTCAATTCCAACTGCTACCATGGTTACTCAATCGATGAAGCACTGGAGGGAATCGCCGCAGCGGGGTTCCATTATGTAGAACTGACGGCAACAAAGGGATGGACAGAACACGTCTTTCCGGACCAGAGCTTTGCAAGTCTTTGCCATGTGCAGGACAAACTGAAAGAGCTGGATCTAGTCCCCTTTGCGATGAGCGGTCATACAAACCTTATGGATGTAGACAGACTGCCTGATTTTATTATGAATATGCGCCTGGCGCATTTCTTCGGCTGTAAATACATTGTCTCCTCAATCGGTGAGGCCCATTTAAAGGATAAAGCAAAAACCGGAAACGAAGTTCTGGTGCAGAACATCAAAGGACTGATCCCGCATCTGAAAGAAAATGGCTTGATGCTGGTCCTGGAGCTGCACGGTGAGCATGCGACCGGCACAATCATGAATGAGATTGTCACGGCAGTAAATTCCAATCTGGTAAAAATCAACTACGATACGGCAAACTGCGTGTTCTATGGCAATGTAGATGCAGCAGATGATATCGATACCTGCATGGACAATGTGGCGTACCTGCACATCAAGGATAAGGCAGGCGCACGCGATGCATGGGATTTCCCTGCACTTGGAAAAGGCTACGTCGATTTCAAAACGCTTTTCAATAAACTGGACAAGGCTAATAACGATGCCCCGTTCAGCCTCGAAATTGAGTTTACCGCAAAAGGACCGAAA
- a CDS encoding ROK family transcriptional regulator, giving the protein MVIQQRIRAENLKKIYQLVNQNRSISRAALSKETNLSKPTVSSLVDELIVNKYLIDCGTVVSQQMGRRPSELRVNGTENLVAVISWRRARLDIALITADNKIAFRDQIPLTEEEDKVDKITSTFFNIMKPKVGDKRIMGLCIIIPGIIDAENKRILSTVIGVGYSDPVVQRFEEAFHDYPFCLLNDTACFAYAEYVFANITEPNFAYINVSKGVGACLFANGKMLRGAGGNATQFGHFSVDRNGPLCACGNHGCVERVVGENALTERAEACGIDLTRFAGRKPLYCDIGAMAEDGDAHAKELIKDLAVDLSFAISNLITLFNPSLVVIGGMGVNLGPFFLSNIRDEVQNSGFKEFVSNTWIQYSTLGLDSELGGAARYYIDHYYDFFEQMQGGLYAD; this is encoded by the coding sequence ATGGTTATTCAACAGCGCATCCGTGCAGAAAACCTGAAAAAAATCTACCAACTGGTAAACCAAAATAGAAGTATCTCGAGGGCGGCGTTGTCGAAAGAAACCAATCTCAGCAAACCCACGGTTTCCAGCTTGGTTGATGAGCTGATTGTCAACAAGTATCTCATTGACTGCGGGACCGTTGTCAGCCAGCAAATGGGACGCCGTCCCAGCGAACTGAGGGTCAATGGTACAGAAAACCTAGTGGCGGTTATCAGCTGGCGGAGAGCGCGCTTGGATATTGCCCTGATCACGGCGGATAATAAGATCGCCTTCCGGGATCAGATTCCCCTTACGGAAGAAGAGGATAAGGTCGACAAGATCACATCCACCTTTTTCAACATTATGAAGCCGAAAGTAGGGGATAAACGCATCATGGGTCTCTGCATCATTATACCGGGCATTATTGATGCAGAAAATAAACGGATCCTCTCCACAGTCATCGGCGTAGGCTACAGTGACCCTGTGGTCCAGCGCTTTGAAGAAGCTTTTCATGATTATCCTTTCTGCCTGCTGAATGATACCGCCTGTTTCGCTTACGCAGAATATGTGTTTGCCAACATTACAGAACCCAATTTTGCCTATATCAACGTCTCAAAAGGTGTTGGCGCTTGCCTTTTTGCCAATGGAAAAATGCTTCGTGGGGCTGGCGGCAATGCAACGCAGTTCGGACATTTCTCAGTTGACAGAAACGGACCGCTTTGCGCTTGCGGAAATCATGGCTGCGTTGAACGTGTTGTAGGTGAAAATGCCTTGACGGAAAGAGCGGAGGCGTGCGGTATTGATTTGACCCGTTTCGCTGGACGCAAACCTTTGTACTGTGATATCGGTGCCATGGCTGAAGATGGGGATGCCCATGCAAAAGAGCTGATAAAAGATCTAGCGGTCGATTTGTCTTTTGCGATCTCAAATCTGATCACGCTTTTCAATCCGTCGCTTGTGGTGATTGGCGGTATGGGCGTAAATCTTGGCCCGTTCTTCCTTTCGAACATTCGCGATGAAGTACAAAATAGCGGCTTTAAAGAGTTCGTGTCCAATACCTGGATCCAGTATTCTACACTGGGGCTGGATTCCGAGCTTGGCGGTGCTGCAAGATATTATATTGATCACTACTACGATTTCTTTGAACAGATGCAAGGCGGCCTATACGCTGACTGA